Proteins from a genomic interval of Candidatus Flexicrinis proximus:
- a CDS encoding SH3 domain-containing protein encodes MRRWTFFFILFALTLLSRTAASQPATCPTLVSEALIAVGDACGGLGRNQVCYGNLSMLVTPRDPDAELDFDAPGERIDVPAVQAMQLSSLSEDPAQWGVAIMALQANLPDTLPGQNATIVLFGEVELEDRGGETAPMPEVFVTGGGVNVRQTPSTSGAVVGRVGSTPLRAVGRLADGSWLRVVLEDGTDGWVSSAVVTVDGDAGLLGELTADDPAPVAGGSYGPMQAFRLRTGIGAPACSEAPADGILIQTPEGAGEVTFEINKVTMTLGSTAVARTSEGAMRVALLDGQAGISVAGKSGVIRAGRVGIFELDAEGDATGEYTIEDYTEADVASLPLVLLPEPVTLEPDEVALPREGQWRMDTTVSNQSTCPGAAALVPSNSETSTVDVLEDGTIQFFRILLEAGEDELWHGQYDSDGVVADVEISFSFESGTGLYQVPSDFGSGPCQLVFDLALEYIGP; translated from the coding sequence ATGCGACGCTGGACGTTCTTCTTCATTCTTTTTGCTCTGACACTCCTTAGCAGGACAGCCGCGTCGCAGCCGGCGACCTGTCCAACGCTGGTCAGCGAGGCGCTGATCGCGGTGGGAGACGCGTGCGGCGGACTGGGGCGCAATCAGGTGTGCTATGGCAACCTGTCGATGCTGGTGACGCCGCGCGACCCGGACGCCGAGCTGGATTTCGATGCGCCGGGAGAGCGGATCGACGTCCCGGCGGTCCAGGCGATGCAGCTGTCCAGCCTGTCGGAAGACCCTGCTCAGTGGGGCGTCGCAATCATGGCGCTGCAAGCAAATCTGCCGGATACGCTGCCGGGACAGAACGCGACGATTGTCCTGTTTGGCGAGGTTGAGCTAGAGGACAGGGGTGGCGAAACAGCGCCAATGCCGGAGGTGTTCGTGACCGGCGGCGGGGTCAATGTGCGGCAGACCCCTTCCACCTCTGGGGCGGTCGTGGGCCGCGTGGGGAGCACGCCGCTGCGCGCGGTCGGGCGGCTGGCCGATGGCTCTTGGCTGCGGGTGGTACTTGAGGACGGCACCGACGGCTGGGTGTCGTCAGCGGTGGTGACGGTCGATGGTGACGCGGGATTGCTGGGCGAACTCACAGCCGATGATCCGGCCCCGGTGGCCGGCGGGAGCTACGGGCCGATGCAGGCGTTCCGGCTGCGGACGGGGATTGGCGCGCCAGCTTGCAGCGAGGCGCCGGCGGACGGTATCCTGATCCAGACGCCTGAAGGCGCCGGGGAAGTGACTTTCGAGATCAACAAGGTGACGATGACCCTGGGTTCGACAGCGGTTGCGCGGACAAGCGAAGGCGCGATGCGGGTGGCCTTGCTTGACGGGCAGGCTGGGATTTCCGTCGCGGGGAAGAGTGGCGTGATCCGTGCCGGTCGGGTCGGCATCTTCGAGCTCGACGCTGAAGGAGACGCGACCGGCGAATACACGATCGAAGACTATACCGAGGCCGATGTTGCCAGCCTGCCACTGGTACTGCTGCCCGAGCCGGTGACACTGGAGCCAGACGAGGTAGCGCTGCCCAGAGAGGGGCAGTGGCGAATGGATACGACGGTCTCAAACCAGTCTACGTGCCCCGGAGCTGCTGCCCTGGTCCCTTCCAACAGCGAAACCTCAACGGTAGATGTCCTGGAAGATGGAACGATTCAGTTCTTCCGCATACTACTCGAAGCAGGCGAGGATGAACTGTGGCACGGCCAGTACGATAGCGACGGTGTGGTGGCTGACGTCGAAATCAGCTTCTCCTTCGAATCTGGAACCGGTCTCTACCAGGTTCCGTCCGACTTCGGGAGCGGACCGTGCCAGCTGGTCTTCGACCTTGCGCTGGAATACATCGGGCCGTAG